In Salvelinus namaycush isolate Seneca chromosome 20, SaNama_1.0, whole genome shotgun sequence, the following proteins share a genomic window:
- the cast gene encoding calpastatin isoform X17, with the protein MGQLLSWIRATRDNQALQDVAVEQQSQPRQYSPTSVAQVAVNPAQFEVQVEVVPPGAMAAKEELAVDPFDALADSLPSSESFAPAAHVYTGPEVIEHGLTSKKGVICGGKDCPLPPGYRFEDMAPVADVKPKDVPKPMSTDEALDSLSFGFTTSMAPIPQKQEKKVEDLGAIDALSAGFSNFAPPPPAPIKKSEEFKSAPVTKSPAPPVDKKAKVEKFADDFSLMSGLDSPLDTKPKTDESVPTTSSKVDMAKKDPAKLVTAVAAPAAAAGNASLKGPQTKKVEDFASVDALSAGFSNFAPPPPAPIKKSEEFKSAPVTKSPAPPVDKKAKVEKFADDFSLMSGLDSPLDTKPKTDESVPTTSIKVDMAKKDPAKLVTAVAAPAAAAGDASLKGPQTKVQVEVVPPGAMAAKEPAPMHPAKATPPTTGGGNIVGEATTPWKAEVPKLQESLKQTAKSVPTTSSKVDMAKKDPAQLVTAVAAPAAAAGNASLKGPQTKVQVEVVPPGAMAAKEELAVDPFDALADSLPSSESFAPAAHVYTGPEVIEHGLTSKKGVICGGKDCPLPPGYRFEDMAPVADVKPKDVPKPMSTDEALDSLSFGFTTSMAPIPQKQEKKVEDLGAIDALSAGFSNFAPPPPTPIKKSEEFKSAPVTKSPAPPVDKKAKVEKFADDFSLMSGLDSPLDTKPKTDESVPTTSIKVDMAKKDPAKLVTAVAAPAAAAGDASLKGPQTKVQVEVVPPGAMAAKEPAPMHPAKATPPTTGGGNIVGEATTPWKAEVPKLQESLKQTAKSVPTTSSKVDMAKKDPAQLVTAVAAPAAAAGNASLKGPQTKVQVEVVPPGAMAAKEELAVDPFDALADSLPSSESFAPAAHVYTGPEVIEHGLTSKKGVICGGKDCPLPPGYRFEDMAPVADVKPKDVPKPMSTDEALDSLSFGFTTSMAPIPQKQEKKVEDLGAIDALSAGFSNFAPPPPTPIKKSEEFKSAPVTKSPAPPVDKKAKVEKFADDFSLMSGLDSPLDTKPKTDEGGSMSLDALSALGDSLPALEPAPEPPKIRHEDIVTEGKLTSKKGVFVGERDDTLPPKYRLTENKVKDLPPLKPEPSMDSGEALEILSGDFMSSCVAPAVQAPVLCPPAPPTQASDDFALDALAGDFVAPAVAPAVKSAVDRQLSRGTVDALDTLSDSLMDKTPIPEPAPVSVRDIVKEKKIMEEKLTKVGERDSSLPAEYRPTEKDRKAMAEAKVQADVRPKQPSMDDSEALDLLSRDLSFSAGPAAASVAVTTEQRQPRLEPMSAPVLDDLAGTLLPDTPEFKSKGDKPKSKSKSRSKSKKQREEDPSSIDHLSGQLSSDVVSASTNKGGKS; encoded by the exons GTACAGGTGGAAGTAGTTCCCCCAGGAGCTATGGCAGCCAAAGAG GAGCTTGCTGTGGACCCGTTCGATGCCCTGGCTGATTCCTTACCCTCATCAGAGTCTTTCGCCCCTGCAGCCCATGTATACACCGGGCCAGAGGTGATAGAG CATGGATTGACCTCAAAGAAGGGCGTGATATGTGGGGGGAAAGACTGCCCACTGCCCCCAGGATACCGATTTGAAGACATG GCCCCAGTTGCAGATGTCAAGCCAAAAGATGTCCCG AAACCCATGAGCACAGATGAGGCTCTGGACTCCCTGTCCTTTGGGTTCACAACCTCTATGGCTCCCATCCCTCAGAAACAGGAGAAG AAAGTGGAAGACTTGGGTGCCATTGATGCCTTGTCTGCTGGCTTCTCAAACTTTGCTCCACCTCCACCTGCTCCCATCAAG AAATCTGAAGAGTTTAAGTCTGCGCCTGTGACCAAGTCTCCTGCTCCCCCCGTTGACAAGAAAGCTAAGGTGGAAAAG TTTGCTGATGACTTCTCTCTGATGTCAGGATTGGACTCCCCACTGGACACCAAGCCCAAGACAGATGAG AGTGTGCCCACCACATCAAGCAAAGTTGACATGGCTAAAAAGGATCCTGCTAAGTTGGTTACGGCCGTTGCTGCACCAGCTGCCGCAGCTGGAAATGCCTCTCTGAAGGGGCCACAGACTAAG AAAGTTGAGGATTTCGCTTCTGTTGATGCCTTGTCTGCTGGCTTTTCCAACTTTGCTCCACCTCCACCCGCTCCCATCAAG AAATCTGAAGAGTTTAAGTCTGCGCCTGTGACCAAGTCTCCTGCTCCCCCCGTTGACAAGAAAGCTAAGGTGGAAAAG TTTGCTGATGACTTCTCTCTGATGTCAGGATTGGACTCCCCACTGGACACCAAGCCCAAGACAGATGAG AGTGTGCCCACCACATCAATCAAAGTTGACATGGCTAAAAAGGATCCTGCTAAGTTGGTTACGGCTGTTGCTGCACCAGCTGCCGCGGCTGGAGATGCCTCTCTGAAGGGGCCACAGACTAAG GTACAGGTGGAAGTAGTTCCCCCAGGAGCTATGGCAGCCAAAGAG CCGGCACCCATGCACCCAGCCAAAGCTACACCTCCTACCACGGGAGGAGGCAATATTGTAGGGGAGGCGACAACTCCATGGAAAGCTGAAGTACCAAAGCTTCAAGAGTCTCTGAAACAGACAGCCAAG AGTGTGCCCACCACATCAAGCAAAGTTGACATGGCTAAAAAGGATCCTGCTCAGTTGGTTACGGCCGTTGCTGCACCAGCTGCCGCAGCTGGAAATGCCTCTCTGAAGGGGCCACAGACTAAG GTACAGGTGGAAGTAGTTCCCCCAGGAGCTATGGCAGCCAAAGAG GAGCTTGCTGTGGACCCGTTCGATGCCCTGGCTGATTCCTTACCCTCATCAGAGTCTTTCGCCCCTGCAGCCCATGTATACACCGGGCCAGAGGTGATAGAG CATGGATTGACCTCAAAGAAGGGAGTGATATGTGGGGGGAAAGACTGCCCACTGCCCCCAGGATACCGATTTGAAGACATG GCCCCAGTTGCAGATGTCAAGCCAAAAGATGTCCCG AAACCCATGAGCACAGATGAGGCTCTGGACTCCCTGTCCTTTGGGTTCACAACCTCTATGGCTCCCATCCCTCAGAAACAGGAGAAG AAAGTGGAAGACTTGGGTGCCATTGATGCCTTGTCTGCTGGCTTCTCAAACTTTGCTCCACCTCCACCCACTCCCATCAAG AAATCTGAAGAGTTTAAGTCTGCGCCTGTGACCAAGTCTCCTGCTCCCCCCGTTGACAAGAAAGCTAAGGTGGAAAAG TTTGCTGATGACTTCTCTCTGATGTCAGGATTGGACTCCCCACTGGACACCAAGCCCAAGACAGATGAG AGTGTGCCCACCACATCAATCAAAGTTGACATGGCTAAAAAGGATCCTGCTAAGTTGGTTACGGCTGTTGCTGCACCAGCTGCCGCGGCTGGAGATGCCTCTCTGAAGGGGCCACAGACTAAG GTACAGGTGGAAGTAGTTCCCCCAGGAGCTATGGCAGCCAAAGAG CCGGCACCCATGCACCCAGCCAAAGCTACACCTCCTACCACGGGAGGAGGCAATATTGTAGGGGAGGCGACAACTCCATGGAAAGCTGAAGTACCAAAGCTTCAAGAGTCTCTGAAACAGACAGCCAAG AGTGTGCCCACCACATCAAGCAAAGTTGACATGGCTAAAAAGGATCCTGCTCAGTTGGTTACGGCCGTTGCTGCACCAGCTGCCGCAGCTGGAAATGCCTCTCTGAAGGGGCCACAGACTAAG GTACAGGTGGAAGTAGTTCCCCCAGGAGCTATGGCAGCCAAAGAG GAGCTTGCTGTGGACCCGTTCGATGCCCTGGCTGATTCCTTACCCTCATCAGAGTCTTTCGCCCCTGCAGCCCATGTATACACCGGGCCAGAGGTGATAGAG CATGGATTGACCTCAAAGAAGGGAGTGATATGTGGGGGGAAAGACTGCCCACTGCCCCCAGGATACCGATTTGAAGACATG GCCCCAGTTGCAGATGTCAAGCCAAAAGATGTCCCG AAACCCATGAGCACAGATGAGGCTCTGGACTCCCTGTCCTTTGGGTTCACAACCTCTATGGCTCCCATCCCTCAGAAACAGGAGAAG AAAGTGGAAGACTTGGGTGCCATTGATGCCTTGTCTGCTGGCTTCTCAAACTTTGCTCCACCTCCACCCACTCCCATCAAG AAATCTGAAGAGTTTAAGTCTGCGCCTGTGACCAAGTCTCCTGCTCCCCCCGTTGACAAGAAAGCTAAGGTGGAAAAG TTTGCTGATGACTTCTCTCTGATGTCAGGATTGGACTCCCCACTGGACACCAAGCCCAAGACAGATGAG GGTGGCTCCATGTCCCTGGATGCTCTCAGTGCTCTGGGAGACTCTCTGCCTGCTCTAGAACCAGCACCTGAACCTCCCAAGATCAGACATGAGGACATAGTCACG GAGGGCAAACTCACATCGAAGAAGGGAGTGTTTGTGGGTGAGCGAGATGACACACTCCCACCAAAGTACAGGTTAACAGAAAACAAAGTCAAAGACCTGCCTCCTCTGAAGCCAGAG CCCTCCATGGACTCTGGTGAGGCTCTGGAGATCTTGTCAGGTGACTTCATGTCTTCCTGTGTGGCTCCAGCTGTCCAGGCTCCTGTCCTCTGCCCCCCAGCTCCTCCCACACAG GCCTCAGATGACTTTGCCTTGGATGCTCTGGCAGGGGACTTTGTAGCCCCAGCTGTTGCTCCTGCAGTCAAATCTGCTGTTGACCGCCAG CTATCTAGAGGGACAGTAGATGCTTTGGATACCTTGTCAGACTCCCTGATGGACAAGACTCCTATCCCAGAGCCTGCTCCTGTCTCAGTCAGAGACATCGTCAAG GAGAAAAAGATTATGGAGGAGAAGCTTACCAAAGTGGGGGAGAGGGATTCCAGCCTTCCAGCTGAATACCGGCCCACAGAGAAAGACCGAAAG GCAATGGCAGAGGCCAAAGTCCAGGCTGATGTTAGACCCAAGCAG CCATCGATGGATGACAGTGAGGCCCTTGACCTCTTGTCTAGAGACTTGTCTTTCTCAGCTGGTCCAGCTGCAGCCTCAGTAGCCGTGACAACAGAGCAGAGACAGCCCAGACTGGAG CCCATGTCTGCCCCTGTCCTGGATGACCTGGCAGGCACCCTGCTCCCAGACACCCCCGAGTTCAAATCCAAGGGAGACAAGCCAAAG AGCAAGAGCAAGTCAAGGTCAAAGTCAAAG AAACAAAGGGAGGAGGATCCGTCATCCATAGACCACCTGTCTGGACAGCTGAGTTCAGACGTAGTGTCAGCATCCACAAATAAGGGTGGCAAGAGCTAG
- the cast gene encoding calpastatin isoform X10 has product MGQLLSWIRATRDNQALQDVAVEQQSQPRQYSPTSVAQVAVNPAQFESASAASTMATKPGAVSVTMGGATASGATAGGSPTTAGTTQRGTAKVAMPETALVSPAGATIIDIPTPGTKGSPKDTPKVQVEVVPPGAMAAKEELAVDPFDALADSLPSSESFAPAAHVYTGPEVIEHGLTSKKGVICGGKDCPLPPGYRFEDMAPVADVKPKDVPKPMSTDEALDSLSFGFTTSMAPIPQKQEKKVEDLGAIDALSAGFSNFAPPPPAPIKKSEEFKSAPVTKSPAPPVDKKAKVEKFADDFSLMSGLDSPLDTKPKTDESVPTTSSKVDMAKKDPAKLVTAVAAPAAAAGNASLKGPQTKKVEDFASVDALSAGFSNFAPPPPAPIKKSEEFKSAPVTKSPAPPVDKKAKVEKFADDFSLMSGLDSPLDTKPKTDESVPTTSIKVDMAKKDPAKLVTAVAAPAAAAGDASLKGPQTKVQVEVVPPGAMAAKEPAPMHPAKATPPTTGGGNIVGEATTPWKAEVPKLQESLKQTAKSVPTTSSKVDMAKKDPAQLVTAVAAPAAAAGNASLKGPQTKVQVEVVPPGAMAAKEELAVDPFDALADSLPSSESFAPAAHVYTGPEVIEHGLTSKKGVICGGKDCPLPPGYRFEDMAPVADVKPKDVPKPMSTDEALDSLSFGFTTSMAPIPQKQEKKVEDLGAIDALSAGFSNFAPPPPTPIKKSEEFKSAPVTKSPAPPVDKKAKVEKFADDFSLMSGLDSPLDTKPKTDESVPTTSIKVDMAKKDPAKLVTAVAAPAAAAGDASLKGPQTKVQVEVVPPGAMAAKEPAPMHPAKATPPTTGGGNIVGEATTPWKAEVPKLQESLKQTAKSVPTTSSKVDMAKKDPAQLVTAVAAPAAAAGNASLKGPQTKVQVEVVPPGAMAAKEELAVDPFDALADSLPSSESFAPAAHVYTGPEVIEHGLTSKKGVICGGKDCPLPPGYRFEDMAPVADVKPKDVPKPMSTDEALDSLSFGFTTSMAPIPQKQEKKVEDLGAIDALSAGFSNFAPPPPTPIKKSEEFKSAPVTKSPAPPVDKKAKVEKFADDFSLMSGLDSPLDTKPKTDEGGSMSLDALSALGDSLPALEPAPEPPKIRHEDIVTEGKLTSKKGVFVGERDDTLPPKYRLTENKVKDLPPLKPEPSMDSGEALEILSGDFMSSCVAPAVQAPVLCPPAPPTQASDDFALDALAGDFVAPAVAPAVKSAVDRQLSRGTVDALDTLSDSLMDKTPIPEPAPVSVRDIVKEKKIMEEKLTKVGERDSSLPAEYRPTEKDRKAMAEAKVQADVRPKQPSMDDSEALDLLSRDLSFSAGPAAASVAVTTEQRQPRLEPMSAPVLDDLAGTLLPDTPEFKSKGDKPKSKSKSRSKSKKQREEDPSSIDHLSGQLSSDVVSASTNKGGKS; this is encoded by the exons GTACAGGTGGAAGTAGTTCCCCCAGGAGCTATGGCAGCCAAAGAG GAGCTTGCTGTGGACCCGTTCGATGCCCTGGCTGATTCCTTACCCTCATCAGAGTCTTTCGCCCCTGCAGCCCATGTATACACCGGGCCAGAGGTGATAGAG CATGGATTGACCTCAAAGAAGGGCGTGATATGTGGGGGGAAAGACTGCCCACTGCCCCCAGGATACCGATTTGAAGACATG GCCCCAGTTGCAGATGTCAAGCCAAAAGATGTCCCG AAACCCATGAGCACAGATGAGGCTCTGGACTCCCTGTCCTTTGGGTTCACAACCTCTATGGCTCCCATCCCTCAGAAACAGGAGAAG AAAGTGGAAGACTTGGGTGCCATTGATGCCTTGTCTGCTGGCTTCTCAAACTTTGCTCCACCTCCACCTGCTCCCATCAAG AAATCTGAAGAGTTTAAGTCTGCGCCTGTGACCAAGTCTCCTGCTCCCCCCGTTGACAAGAAAGCTAAGGTGGAAAAG TTTGCTGATGACTTCTCTCTGATGTCAGGATTGGACTCCCCACTGGACACCAAGCCCAAGACAGATGAG AGTGTGCCCACCACATCAAGCAAAGTTGACATGGCTAAAAAGGATCCTGCTAAGTTGGTTACGGCCGTTGCTGCACCAGCTGCCGCAGCTGGAAATGCCTCTCTGAAGGGGCCACAGACTAAG AAAGTTGAGGATTTCGCTTCTGTTGATGCCTTGTCTGCTGGCTTTTCCAACTTTGCTCCACCTCCACCCGCTCCCATCAAG AAATCTGAAGAGTTTAAGTCTGCGCCTGTGACCAAGTCTCCTGCTCCCCCCGTTGACAAGAAAGCTAAGGTGGAAAAG TTTGCTGATGACTTCTCTCTGATGTCAGGATTGGACTCCCCACTGGACACCAAGCCCAAGACAGATGAG AGTGTGCCCACCACATCAATCAAAGTTGACATGGCTAAAAAGGATCCTGCTAAGTTGGTTACGGCTGTTGCTGCACCAGCTGCCGCGGCTGGAGATGCCTCTCTGAAGGGGCCACAGACTAAG GTACAGGTGGAAGTAGTTCCCCCAGGAGCTATGGCAGCCAAAGAG CCGGCACCCATGCACCCAGCCAAAGCTACACCTCCTACCACGGGAGGAGGCAATATTGTAGGGGAGGCGACAACTCCATGGAAAGCTGAAGTACCAAAGCTTCAAGAGTCTCTGAAACAGACAGCCAAG AGTGTGCCCACCACATCAAGCAAAGTTGACATGGCTAAAAAGGATCCTGCTCAGTTGGTTACGGCCGTTGCTGCACCAGCTGCCGCAGCTGGAAATGCCTCTCTGAAGGGGCCACAGACTAAG GTACAGGTGGAAGTAGTTCCCCCAGGAGCTATGGCAGCCAAAGAG GAGCTTGCTGTGGACCCGTTCGATGCCCTGGCTGATTCCTTACCCTCATCAGAGTCTTTCGCCCCTGCAGCCCATGTATACACCGGGCCAGAGGTGATAGAG CATGGATTGACCTCAAAGAAGGGAGTGATATGTGGGGGGAAAGACTGCCCACTGCCCCCAGGATACCGATTTGAAGACATG GCCCCAGTTGCAGATGTCAAGCCAAAAGATGTCCCG AAACCCATGAGCACAGATGAGGCTCTGGACTCCCTGTCCTTTGGGTTCACAACCTCTATGGCTCCCATCCCTCAGAAACAGGAGAAG AAAGTGGAAGACTTGGGTGCCATTGATGCCTTGTCTGCTGGCTTCTCAAACTTTGCTCCACCTCCACCCACTCCCATCAAG AAATCTGAAGAGTTTAAGTCTGCGCCTGTGACCAAGTCTCCTGCTCCCCCCGTTGACAAGAAAGCTAAGGTGGAAAAG TTTGCTGATGACTTCTCTCTGATGTCAGGATTGGACTCCCCACTGGACACCAAGCCCAAGACAGATGAG AGTGTGCCCACCACATCAATCAAAGTTGACATGGCTAAAAAGGATCCTGCTAAGTTGGTTACGGCTGTTGCTGCACCAGCTGCCGCGGCTGGAGATGCCTCTCTGAAGGGGCCACAGACTAAG GTACAGGTGGAAGTAGTTCCCCCAGGAGCTATGGCAGCCAAAGAG CCGGCACCCATGCACCCAGCCAAAGCTACACCTCCTACCACGGGAGGAGGCAATATTGTAGGGGAGGCGACAACTCCATGGAAAGCTGAAGTACCAAAGCTTCAAGAGTCTCTGAAACAGACAGCCAAG AGTGTGCCCACCACATCAAGCAAAGTTGACATGGCTAAAAAGGATCCTGCTCAGTTGGTTACGGCCGTTGCTGCACCAGCTGCCGCAGCTGGAAATGCCTCTCTGAAGGGGCCACAGACTAAG GTACAGGTGGAAGTAGTTCCCCCAGGAGCTATGGCAGCCAAAGAG GAGCTTGCTGTGGACCCGTTCGATGCCCTGGCTGATTCCTTACCCTCATCAGAGTCTTTCGCCCCTGCAGCCCATGTATACACCGGGCCAGAGGTGATAGAG CATGGATTGACCTCAAAGAAGGGAGTGATATGTGGGGGGAAAGACTGCCCACTGCCCCCAGGATACCGATTTGAAGACATG GCCCCAGTTGCAGATGTCAAGCCAAAAGATGTCCCG AAACCCATGAGCACAGATGAGGCTCTGGACTCCCTGTCCTTTGGGTTCACAACCTCTATGGCTCCCATCCCTCAGAAACAGGAGAAG AAAGTGGAAGACTTGGGTGCCATTGATGCCTTGTCTGCTGGCTTCTCAAACTTTGCTCCACCTCCACCCACTCCCATCAAG AAATCTGAAGAGTTTAAGTCTGCGCCTGTGACCAAGTCTCCTGCTCCCCCCGTTGACAAGAAAGCTAAGGTGGAAAAG TTTGCTGATGACTTCTCTCTGATGTCAGGATTGGACTCCCCACTGGACACCAAGCCCAAGACAGATGAG GGTGGCTCCATGTCCCTGGATGCTCTCAGTGCTCTGGGAGACTCTCTGCCTGCTCTAGAACCAGCACCTGAACCTCCCAAGATCAGACATGAGGACATAGTCACG GAGGGCAAACTCACATCGAAGAAGGGAGTGTTTGTGGGTGAGCGAGATGACACACTCCCACCAAAGTACAGGTTAACAGAAAACAAAGTCAAAGACCTGCCTCCTCTGAAGCCAGAG CCCTCCATGGACTCTGGTGAGGCTCTGGAGATCTTGTCAGGTGACTTCATGTCTTCCTGTGTGGCTCCAGCTGTCCAGGCTCCTGTCCTCTGCCCCCCAGCTCCTCCCACACAG GCCTCAGATGACTTTGCCTTGGATGCTCTGGCAGGGGACTTTGTAGCCCCAGCTGTTGCTCCTGCAGTCAAATCTGCTGTTGACCGCCAG CTATCTAGAGGGACAGTAGATGCTTTGGATACCTTGTCAGACTCCCTGATGGACAAGACTCCTATCCCAGAGCCTGCTCCTGTCTCAGTCAGAGACATCGTCAAG GAGAAAAAGATTATGGAGGAGAAGCTTACCAAAGTGGGGGAGAGGGATTCCAGCCTTCCAGCTGAATACCGGCCCACAGAGAAAGACCGAAAG GCAATGGCAGAGGCCAAAGTCCAGGCTGATGTTAGACCCAAGCAG CCATCGATGGATGACAGTGAGGCCCTTGACCTCTTGTCTAGAGACTTGTCTTTCTCAGCTGGTCCAGCTGCAGCCTCAGTAGCCGTGACAACAGAGCAGAGACAGCCCAGACTGGAG CCCATGTCTGCCCCTGTCCTGGATGACCTGGCAGGCACCCTGCTCCCAGACACCCCCGAGTTCAAATCCAAGGGAGACAAGCCAAAG AGCAAGAGCAAGTCAAGGTCAAAGTCAAAG AAACAAAGGGAGGAGGATCCGTCATCCATAGACCACCTGTCTGGACAGCTGAGTTCAGACGTAGTGTCAGCATCCACAAATAAGGGTGGCAAGAGCTAG